One Capricornis sumatraensis isolate serow.1 chromosome 8, serow.2, whole genome shotgun sequence genomic region harbors:
- the CDC42BPG gene encoding serine/threonine-protein kinase MRCK gamma: MERRLRALERLARGEAGGGPGLDGLLDLLLGLHHELSSAPLRRERNVAQFLSWVSPFVAKVKELRLQRDDFEILKVIGRGAFGEVAVVRQRDSGQIFAMKMLHKWEMLKRAETACFREERDVLVKGDSRWVTALHYAFQDEEYLYLVMDYYAGGDLLTLLSRFEDRLPPGLAQFYLAEMVLAIHSLHQLGYVHRDVKPDNILLDMNGHIRLADFGSCLRLNNSGMVDSSVAVGTPDYISPEILQAMEEGKGHYGPQCDWWSLGVCAYELLFGETPFYAESLVETYGKIMNHEDHLQFPDVPDVPASAQDLIRQLLCRQEERLGRRGLDDFRNHPFFEGVDWERLATSTAPYIPELRGPMDTSNFDVDDDTLNHPETLPPPSHGTFLGHHLPFVGFTYTSGSPSPESSSEQLAPLERKLRCLEQEKLELSRKLQEALQTPSDHRELEQLRKEVQTLQDRLSETLGDSKADGCPAGSPCQDSDLRQERDQLLQELAEARAGQQAQARELREAKGRQEELLRKLQEAQEREAVMANQTQALNSQLEEAHDAQSRLHAQVAALKREVTQLQRQRERSPEKASPQVKTFHTASETNGTGSPEGGGPQETQLKQEVAALRAQLEQARGQGLSGKEEVLCQLQEENRRLSQEQERLIEELEREQQSKQRLEGERRETESNWEAQIADILSWVNDEKVSRGYLQALATKMAEELESLRNVGTQTLPSRPLDHQWKARRLQKMEASARLELQSALEAEIRAKQGLQEQLTQAQEAQLRAESRLQEAEKRHQALQQEVASLREELRARGPLDTKPSNSLIPFLSFRSSEKDFAKDAGTSGEAPELRPEGRRSLRLGAVFPRMPAAPTPPTESPPAKPGSHTLRPRSFPSPTKCLRCTSLMLGLGRQGLGCDVCGYFCHPTCAPQAPPCPVPPALLHTALGVHPETGTGTAYEGFLSVPRPSGVRRGWQRVFAALSDSRLLLFDAPDPKLSPASGALLQALDLRDPQFSATPVLAPDVIHAQSKDLPRIFRVTASQLTVPPATCTVLLLAESEGERERWLQVLGELQRLLLDARPRPRPVYTLKEAYDNGLPLLPHALCAAIVDQERLALGTEEGLFVIHLHSNDIFQVGECRRVQRLAVSPAAGLLVALCGRGPSVRLFALAELENVEAASAKIPESRGCQALAAGRILQARTPVLCVAVKRQVLCYQLGPGPGPWQRRIRELQAPAPVQSLGLLGDRLCVGAAGTFALYPLLNEAAPLPLGAGLVPEELPPSRGGLGEALGAVELSLSEFLLLFTTAGVYVDSGGRKSRMQELLWPAVPTGWGYAAPYLTVFSENAIDVFDVRRAEWVQTVPLKKVRPLNPEGSLFLFGTEKVRLTYLRNPRAEKDEFDIPNLTDNSRRQLFRTKSKRRFFFRVSEEQLQQQRREMLKDPFVRSKLISTPTNFNHLVHVGPTDGRPGARDLPPLAVEEKGRGARGSGPQRPHSFSEASRRPASMGSDGLAKDADPMKRKPWTSLSSESVSCPQGSLSPAVSLIQVSERPRSLPPAPESESSP; the protein is encoded by the exons ATGGAGCGGCGGCTGCGCGCGCTGGAGCGGCTGGCGCGGGGCGAGGCCGGCGGCGGCCCGGGGCTCGACGGCCTCCTGGATCTGCTGCTGGGGCTGCACCACGAGCTCAGCAGCGCCCCCCTGCGGCGGGAGCGCAATGTGGCGCAGTTCCTGAGCTGGG TCAGTCCCTTCGTAGCAAAGGTGAAAGAGCTGCGGCTGCAGAGAGACGACTTTGAGATCTTGAAGGTGATCGGCCGAGGGGCCTTCGGGGAG GTTGCTGTGGTGAGGCAGAGGGACAGTGGGCAGATTTTTGCCATGAAAATGCTGCACAAGTGGGAGATGCTGAAGAGGGCCGAG ACGGCCTGTTTCCGGGAGGAGCGGGATGTTCTGGTGAAGGGGGACAGCCGCTGGGTGACCGCTCTGCATTATGCTTTCCAAGATGAGGAGTATCTG TACCTGGTGATGGATTACTATGCTGGAGGGGACCTCCTCACTCTGCTGAGCCGCTTTGAAGACCGCCTCCCGCCCGGGCTGGCCCAGTTCTACCTGGCTGAGATGGTGCTGGCCATTCACTCGCTGCATCAGTTGGGCTACGTCCACAG ggatgTCAAGCCAGACAATATCCTGCTGGACATGAACGGGCACATCCGCTTGGCCGACTTTGGCTCCTGCCTACGTCTCAACAACAGTGGCATG GTGGACTCATCGGTGGCAGTGGGGACACCCGACTACATCTCCCCCGAGATCCTGCAGgccatggaggagggcaagggCCACTACGGCCCACAGTGCGACTGGTGGTCCCTGGGGGTCTGTGCCTATGAGCTGCTCTTCGGGGAGACGCCCTTCTATGCTGAATCTCTGGTGGAAACCTACGGCAAGATCATGAACCACGAG GACCACCTGCAGTTCCCCGACGTGCCCGACGTGCCAGCCAGTGCCCAAGACCTGATCCGCCAGCTGCTGTGCCGCCAGGAGGAGCGTCTGGGCCGAAGAGGGCTGGATGACTTCCGGAACCACCCCTTCTTTGAAGGCGTGGACTGGGAGAGGCTGGCGACCAGCACTGCCCCCTACATCCCCGAGCTGCGCGGGCCCATGGACACCTCCAACTTCGATGTGGACGACGACACCCTCAACCATCCA GAAACCCTGCCGCCGCCCTCCCACGGGACCTTCTTAGGCCACCACCTGCCATTCGTGGGCTTCACCTACACCTCAGGCAG tcccagccctgAGAGCAGCTCTGAGCAGTTGGCGCCCCTGGAGCGGAAGCTCCGCTGTCTGGAGCAGGAGAAGCTGGAGCTGAGCCGGAAACTCCAAG AGGCTCTGCAGACCCCCTCGGACCATCGGGAGCTAGAGCAGCTGCGGAAGGAAGTGCAGACTCTACAGGACAGGCTGTCAG AGACGCTGGGGGACAGCAAGGCAGACGGTTGTCCAGCTGGCAGCCCATGCCAGGACAGTGACCTGCGGCAGGAGAGAGACCAGCTCCTCCAG GAGCTGGCTGAGGCTCGGGCGGGGCAGCAGGCACAGGCGCGGGAGCTTCGTGAGGCCAAGGGGCGGCAGGAGGAGCTGCTCCGGAAgctgcaggaggcccaggagagAGAGGCAGTCATGGCCAACCAGACCCAAGCCCTGAACTCCCAGCTGGAGGAAGCCCACGATGCCCAGAGCAGG CTGCATGCTCAGGTGGCTGCCCTGAAGCGAGAGGTGACTCAGCTCCAGAGACAGCGGGAACGAAGCCCGGAGAAGGCGTCTCCCCAGGTCAAG ACCTTCCACACCGCCTCTGAGACCAACGGCACAGGGTCGCCTGAGGGTGGCGGGCCCCaggagacacagctgaagcaggaGGTGGCTGCGCTGCGTGCACAGCTGGAGCAGGCCCGTGGCCAGGG GCTGAGTGGCAAGGAGGAGGTGCTGTGCCAGCTGCAAGAGGAGAACCGGCGGCTGAGCCAGGAGCAGGAGCGG CTCATAGAAGAGCTGGAGCGGGAACAGCAGAGCAAGCAAAGGCTGGAAGGTGAGCGGCGGGAAACGGAGAGCAACTGGGAGGCCCAGATCGCCGACATCCTTAGCTG GGTGAATGATGAGAAGGTGTCAAGAGGCTACCTGCAGGCCCTGGCCACCAAGATGGCCGAGGAGCTGGAGTCCTTGCGGAACGTGGGCACCCAGACTCTCCCTTCCCGGCCGCTG GACCACCAGTGGAAGGCACGGAGGCTGCAGAAGATGGAGGCTTCAGCCAGGCTGGAGCTGCAGTCAGCGCTGGAGGCCGAGATCCGGGCCAAGCAGGGCCTGCAGGAGCAGCTGACTCAGGCACAGGAGGCCCAGCTGCGGGCTGAGAG CCGTCTGCAGGAGGCCGAGAAGCGGCACCAGGCCTTGCAGCAGGAGGTGGCGTCGCTGCGGGAGGAGCTGCGGGCGCGTGGGCCGCTGG ACACCAAGCCTTCAAACTCCCTGATTCCCTTCCTGTCCTTCCGGAGCTCAGAG AAGGATTTCGCCAAAGATGCGGGCACCTCTGGAGAGGCGCCGGAGCTGAGGCCGGAGGGCCGCCGCAGCCTGCGGCTGGGG GCTGTGTTCCCCAGGATGCCTGCTGCCCCCACACCCCCTACAGAAAGTCCCCCTGCAAAG CCCGGCTCACACACGCTGCGTCCCCGGAGCTTCCCATCCCCCACTAAGTGTCTCCGCTGCACCTCGCTGATGCTGGGCCTGGGCCGCCAGGGCCTGGGCTGTGATG TTTGCGGCTACTTCTGTCACCCGACTTGTGCCCCACAGGCCCCCCCCTGccctgtgccccctgccctcctccacacAGCCCTGGGAGTGCACCCCGAAACGGGCACGGGCACCGCCTACGAGGGCTTCCTGTCG GTGCCACGGCCCTCAGGTGTCCGGCGGGGCTGGCAGCGAGTGTTCGCCGCCCTCAGCGACTCACGCCTGCTGCTCTTTGATGCCCCAGACCCGAAGCTCAGCCCGGCCAGCGGGGCCCTCCTGCAGGCTCTGGATCTGAG GGACCCCCAGTTCTCAGCCACCCCTGTCCTGGCCCCTGATGTTATCCACGCCCAATCCAAGGACCTGCCTCGCATCTTTAGG GTGACGGCCTCCCAGCTGACCGTGCCGCCTGCCACATGCACCGTGCTGCTGCTGGCGGAGAGCGAGGGCGAGCGGGAGCGCTGGCTGCAGGTGCTGGGCGAGCTGCAGCGGCTGCTGCTGGACgcgcggccccggccccggcctgTGTACACCCTCAAGGAGGCCTACGACAATGGGCTGCCGCTGCTGCCCCACGCTCTCTGCGCCGCCATCGTCG aCCAGGAACGCCTTGCTTTGGGCACCGAGGAAGGGCTGTTTGTGATCCATCTGCACAGTAACG ACATCTTCCAGGTGGGCGAGTGCCGGCGGGTGCAGCGGCTGGCTGTGAGCCCCGCTGCGGGCCTTCTGGTCGCGCTGTGTGGCCGAGGCCCCAGCGTGCGCCTCTTTGCCCTGGCAGAGCTGGAGAACGTGGAGGCAGCCAGCGCCAAGATCCCTGAGTCTCGAGGCTGCCAGGCCCTGGCGGCCGGGCGCATCCTGCAGGCCCGCACCCCCGTGCTCTGCGTTGCGGTCAAGCGCCAGGTGCTCTGCTACCAGCTGGGCCCAGGCCCGGGGCCCTGGCAGCGCCGCATCCGTGAGCTTCAGGCACCAGCACCCGTGCAGAGCCTGGGGCTGCTGGGCGATCGGCTGTGCGTGGGTGCGGCTGGCACCTTCGCCCTCTACCCACTGCTTAACGAGGCAGCGCCTTTACCGCTGGGGGCCGGTCTTGTGCCTGAGGAGCTGCCCCCATCCCGCGGGGGCCTGGGCGAGGCCCTGGGCGCTGTGGAGCTCAGCCTCAGTGAGTTCCTGCTGCTCTTCACCACCGCCGGGGTCTACGTGGACAGCGGCGGCCGCAAGTCTCGCATGCAAGAGCTGCTGTGGCCAGCAGTGCCCACGGGCTGGG GTTATGCAGCCCCCTACCTGACAGTGTTCAGCGAGAATGCCATCGATGTGTTTGATGTGAGGAGGGCAGAATGGGTCCAGACCGTGCCACTCAAGAAG GTGCGACCCCTGAACCCAGAGGGCTCCCTGTTCCTCTTCGGTACCGAGAAGGTCCGGCTGACCTACCTCAGGAACCCGCGGGCAG AGAAGGACGAGTTCGACATCCCCAACCTCACGGACAACAGCCGGCGCCAGCTCTTCCGCACCAAGAGCAAGCGCCGCTTCTTCTTCCGCGTGTCGGaggagcagctgcagcagcagcgcAG ggagatgctgaaggacccTTTCGTGCGCTCCAAGCTCATCTCAACGCCCACCAACTTCAACCACCTGGTGCACGTGGGCCCTACAGACGGGAGACCTGGCGCCAGGGACCTGCCCCCTCTG GCTGTGGAAGAGAAGGGACGAGGTGCCCGTGGCTCTGGCCCGCAGCGGCCCCACAGCTTCTCCGAGGCCTCGCGGCGCCCAGCCTCCATGGGCAGTGACGGCCTCGCTAAAGACGCAGACCCCA TGAAGAGGAAGCCTTGGACATCTCTGTCCAGCGAGTCTGTGTCCTGCCCCCAGGGATCTCTGAGCCCTGCCGTCTCCCTGATACAG GTCTCAGAACGACCCCGgagcctccccccagcccctgaaTCTGAGAGCTCCCCTTGA